The Paraburkholderia sp. SOS3 genome includes a region encoding these proteins:
- a CDS encoding cation:proton antiporter produces MLDIVAIGLSVTALLAYINYRFIGLPTTIGVMVTALTLSLAIVGLDALGIAHLPKLFARSFVDSIDFSELLLQGMLSLLLFAGALHVNLARLRRYRLQILALAFVSTAASTVIVGAAVWFVSPYLHLELPLPYCLLFGALISPTDPVAVMGLMRTSGSPPELETVITGESLFNDGVGVVLFSLIMVLVNSGRAPSPSVGALDLLREAGGGMVFGAALGFVMYRLLKSVDQYQVEVLITLAGVLAGYAAAIHLGVSGPLAMVVAGVLTGNRAREHAMSETTRRYVDMFWEIIDEILNALLFVLIGLEVLLIAFPARVIVAGLVAFAVSVLSRLITVGAPVALAGRHFDLPAGSWKVLTWGGLRGGISVALALSIPAGPARDSILAITYCVVVSSIMIQGLTIAPVVRNALRPASVSRSADDGS; encoded by the coding sequence TTGCTTGACATCGTCGCCATTGGGCTTTCCGTCACGGCGCTTCTCGCCTATATCAATTACCGCTTCATCGGATTGCCGACCACGATCGGTGTCATGGTGACGGCGCTGACGCTCAGCCTCGCGATCGTCGGACTGGACGCACTCGGCATCGCGCATCTGCCGAAGCTTTTCGCGCGCTCTTTCGTCGACTCGATCGATTTCAGCGAATTGCTGCTTCAGGGAATGCTCTCGCTGCTTCTCTTTGCGGGGGCCTTGCATGTCAATCTCGCAAGGTTAAGGCGATACCGCCTTCAGATACTGGCATTGGCGTTCGTCAGCACCGCCGCGTCGACGGTCATCGTCGGCGCGGCGGTGTGGTTCGTTTCGCCGTATCTGCACCTCGAGCTTCCGCTGCCGTACTGTCTTCTCTTCGGGGCGCTGATCTCGCCCACGGACCCGGTCGCGGTCATGGGACTCATGAGGACGTCGGGATCCCCGCCCGAACTCGAAACCGTCATCACGGGCGAATCACTGTTCAACGATGGGGTGGGCGTCGTCCTGTTCTCGCTAATTATGGTGCTCGTCAACAGCGGCCGGGCTCCATCGCCGTCCGTGGGCGCCCTCGATCTGCTTCGCGAAGCGGGCGGAGGGATGGTCTTTGGCGCGGCGCTTGGCTTTGTCATGTACCGGCTGCTGAAATCCGTCGATCAGTATCAGGTTGAAGTGCTGATTACGCTTGCCGGCGTGCTCGCAGGCTATGCCGCAGCGATTCACCTCGGCGTTTCGGGGCCGCTCGCGATGGTCGTGGCCGGCGTGTTGACAGGCAATCGCGCGCGCGAACACGCCATGTCGGAAACCACCCGGCGCTACGTCGACATGTTCTGGGAGATCATCGACGAAATTCTGAATGCGCTGCTGTTTGTGCTCATTGGTCTGGAGGTTCTGCTGATCGCGTTTCCCGCGCGCGTGATCGTAGCGGGCCTTGTGGCCTTTGCGGTATCGGTGCTATCGCGGCTGATCACCGTTGGGGCGCCGGTGGCGCTGGCCGGCCGTCATTTCGACCTGCCAGCAGGGTCCTGGAAGGTTCTGACGTGGGGTGGGTTGCGCGGAGGCATTTCGGTCGCGCTCGCGCTTTCCATTCCCGCTGGCCCGGCCCGCGACAGCATCCTGGCCATCACGTATTGCGTCGTCGTTTCGTCGATCATGATTCAGGGTTTGACTATTGCCCCGGTCGTGCGCAACGCGCTTCGCCCCGCCTCGGTGTCAAGATCCGCCGACGATGGCTCGTGA
- a CDS encoding histidine kinase dimerization/phospho-acceptor domain-containing protein yields the protein MKNDAIKPVGESSRRGMSGDPKTVSAAADLEQMTASISEEIKQPITATLIYAQAAARWLSANPPNVVEAQRALDGIVYNVMRSNEIVEWIRALFVYGPKQVEEQQLVEAIRNALALLRTAMKEGDGGR from the coding sequence ATGAAGAACGACGCAATCAAGCCTGTGGGCGAAAGCAGTCGTCGTGGAATGAGTGGTGATCCAAAGACGGTGAGCGCGGCGGCAGACCTGGAACAGATGACTGCGTCGATTTCGGAAGAAATAAAGCAGCCCATCACCGCGACGCTGATTTATGCGCAGGCAGCCGCAAGGTGGTTGTCCGCGAATCCACCTAATGTGGTGGAAGCACAAAGAGCATTGGACGGTATCGTTTACAACGTTATGCGATCCAACGAAATCGTCGAGTGGATTCGCGCGCTCTTCGTTTATGGTCCGAAGCAGGTCGAGGAACAGCAGCTGGTTGAAGCGATCAGGAACGCATTGGCGCTACTGCGAACCGCGATGAAAGAAGGCGACGGAGGACGATGA
- a CDS encoding osmoprotectant ABC transporter ATP-binding protein OsmV — protein MIELDQLTKTFTQKNGQPVRAVDTVSLKVQEGEICVFLGPSGCGKTTTLKMINRLIKPTSGRVLINGEDTGKLNEVDLRRHIGYVIQQIGLFPNMTIEENITVVPRLLGWNKKRCAQRATELMSMVALDPKLYLKRYPRELSGGQQQRIGVIRALAADPPVLLMDEPFGAVDPINREAIQNEFFQMQRQLNKTVIMVSHDIDEAIKLGDRVAVFRRGKLVQYDHPDTLLAHPRDEFVGQFVGQDSTLKRLLLVKAGDAATQPATAHPDTPLADAYAMMDESDNRYLTVVDANHRALGFVTRRAARGAQGVCADKLSPFPATAAPDDNLRIVLSKLYQYRSSWMPVLDADGNYLGEITQDSIADYLSSGRSRHQTGQAPGNPAHTAPSAA, from the coding sequence ATGATTGAACTCGACCAGTTGACCAAGACCTTCACGCAAAAAAACGGCCAGCCGGTGCGCGCCGTCGATACAGTGAGCCTGAAGGTGCAGGAAGGCGAAATCTGTGTTTTCCTCGGGCCGTCGGGCTGCGGCAAGACCACCACGCTGAAGATGATCAACCGGCTGATCAAACCGACCTCGGGCCGCGTTCTGATCAACGGCGAAGACACCGGCAAGCTGAACGAAGTCGATTTGCGGCGTCACATCGGTTACGTGATTCAGCAAATCGGCCTGTTTCCGAATATGACGATCGAGGAGAACATCACGGTCGTGCCCCGCCTGCTTGGCTGGAACAAAAAGCGCTGTGCGCAGCGCGCGACCGAATTGATGTCGATGGTGGCGCTCGATCCGAAGCTGTATCTGAAGCGCTATCCACGCGAACTGTCGGGCGGCCAGCAGCAGCGCATCGGCGTGATTCGCGCGCTGGCGGCAGACCCGCCGGTACTGCTCATGGACGAACCGTTCGGCGCGGTCGATCCGATCAATCGCGAGGCGATCCAGAACGAGTTCTTCCAGATGCAGCGGCAATTGAACAAGACCGTGATCATGGTCAGCCACGACATCGACGAGGCGATCAAGCTCGGCGACCGCGTCGCGGTGTTCCGTCGCGGCAAGCTCGTTCAATACGATCACCCGGACACGCTGCTCGCGCACCCGCGCGACGAGTTCGTGGGCCAGTTCGTCGGCCAGGACAGCACGCTGAAGCGTCTGCTGCTGGTCAAAGCCGGCGACGCGGCGACGCAGCCTGCGACCGCGCATCCGGATACGCCGCTCGCCGACGCGTACGCGATGATGGACGAGAGCGACAATCGCTATCTGACCGTTGTCGATGCGAACCATCGCGCGTTGGGCTTCGTGACGCGGCGGGCAGCGCGCGGCGCGCAAGGCGTATGCGCCGACAAGCTCAGCCCGTTTCCGGCCACGGCCGCGCCAGACGACAATCTGCGCATCGTGCTGTCGAAGCTGTATCAGTATCGCTCGTCGTGGATGCCGGTACTCGATGCAGACGGAAACTACCTGGGCGAAATCACACAAGACTCGATTGCCGATTATCTGAGCTCGGGTCGCTCGCGGCATCAGACCGGACAGGCGCCGGGAAACCCCGCGCACACAGCGCCGTCTGCCGCGTGA
- a CDS encoding mechanosensitive ion channel family protein, producing MKRWLDLNAFLGIPATQWVYAVIAAVVAYMLISAVLRFAIARLERLAARTSTHIDDVAVEVLERTHRLTILVAALLVGSEFIALPEKWDVRLGHLWFLVIGFQLALWVNHGVTLWTTRRLRSEAIASHNPVITTMMSWSLRALLWAVLLLAVLANMGVNITAFVASLGVGGVAVALAVQSILSDLFASLAIGLDKPFETGDFIVFNDVAGSIEHIGLKTTRIRSLSGEEIICSNTELLKNTIHNYKRMAERRILFGFRITYDATPEQLQAVPGIVRKAVEAEENARFDRAHFKQFSESSLDFEVVYYVTDPGYNLYMDVQQRINLELMKGLATLGVDFAFPTRTLYVATPAKETSPTGKDGKPHIRAVPRATPGMN from the coding sequence ATGAAACGCTGGCTCGACCTGAACGCCTTCCTCGGTATCCCAGCCACGCAATGGGTGTATGCGGTTATCGCGGCAGTGGTTGCATACATGCTCATTTCGGCGGTACTGCGATTCGCGATTGCCCGTCTCGAACGGCTCGCTGCACGCACGTCCACGCATATCGACGATGTAGCCGTCGAGGTTCTCGAACGCACACACAGGCTAACCATACTGGTTGCGGCTTTGCTCGTCGGCTCGGAATTCATCGCGCTACCGGAAAAATGGGACGTGCGACTCGGTCACCTCTGGTTTCTCGTCATCGGGTTCCAGCTGGCGCTCTGGGTCAATCATGGCGTGACCCTATGGACCACACGCCGTCTTCGCAGCGAGGCGATTGCCTCACACAATCCCGTGATCACGACCATGATGTCGTGGAGCCTGCGCGCGCTGCTCTGGGCCGTGCTGCTGCTTGCCGTGCTCGCCAATATGGGCGTCAATATCACCGCCTTCGTCGCCAGTCTGGGCGTCGGCGGCGTTGCGGTTGCGCTGGCCGTGCAGAGCATTCTGAGCGATCTGTTCGCTTCGCTCGCCATCGGCCTCGACAAGCCATTCGAAACGGGTGACTTCATCGTGTTCAACGACGTGGCCGGGAGCATCGAGCACATCGGCCTGAAAACGACGCGCATCCGCTCGCTGAGCGGCGAAGAGATTATCTGCAGCAACACGGAGCTGCTGAAAAACACGATTCACAACTACAAGCGCATGGCGGAGCGTCGTATTCTGTTTGGATTTCGCATCACCTATGACGCCACACCCGAACAGCTGCAGGCAGTGCCCGGGATCGTCCGAAAGGCGGTCGAAGCCGAGGAAAATGCCCGCTTCGATCGGGCTCACTTCAAGCAGTTCAGCGAAAGCTCACTCGATTTCGAGGTCGTGTACTACGTCACGGACCCGGGCTACAACCTGTACATGGATGTCCAGCAACGCATCAACCTCGAACTGATGAAAGGGCTTGCCACGTTGGGTGTCGATTTCGCCTTTCCCACGCGAACGCTATACGTCGCGACGCCCGCAAAGGAGACGTCCCCTACGGGCAAGGACGGCAAGCCGCACATCCGCGCCGTACCGCGTGCTACACCCGGCATGAACTGA